Proteins encoded together in one Riemerella anatipestifer window:
- a CDS encoding phage antirepressor KilAC domain-containing protein, with amino-acid sequence MKALIKITEQNGKQTVSARELYEFLGYNKAVWSRWYAKNIENNEFAIENIDYQTFNIMLNGNETKDFALTIDFAKKISMMARTQKGEDARDYFIECEKKLKTTLPTTYKEALLELIKKEEEKEVLLLQNQEQQAQLDAQAPKVLFTEAVMGSKTSCLVGELAKIITQNGYYIGERRLFKYLRENGYLGRKGERYNIPNQKYVEQGIFELKKGTRSGSGGVMHTTITTKVTGKGQVYFVNKFLKRLQTA; translated from the coding sequence ATGAAAGCGTTAATCAAAATCACAGAACAAAACGGCAAACAAACCGTGTCAGCTAGAGAGTTGTATGAGTTTTTAGGGTACAATAAAGCCGTTTGGTCTCGCTGGTATGCTAAAAATATAGAAAATAATGAGTTTGCAATAGAAAATATTGATTATCAAACCTTCAACATTATGTTGAACGGTAACGAAACTAAAGATTTTGCCCTTACCATAGACTTTGCTAAGAAAATATCAATGATGGCAAGAACTCAAAAGGGGGAAGATGCAAGAGATTATTTCATAGAGTGTGAGAAGAAACTTAAAACCACCCTACCCACCACCTACAAAGAAGCCTTACTTGAACTCATCAAGAAAGAAGAAGAAAAAGAGGTATTACTCTTGCAAAATCAAGAGCAACAAGCCCAACTTGATGCACAAGCCCCAAAGGTACTATTTACAGAGGCGGTAATGGGTAGCAAGACATCGTGTCTTGTTGGTGAGTTAGCCAAAATAATTACGCAAAATGGTTATTATATAGGCGAAAGGCGATTATTCAAATACCTAAGAGAAAACGGCTATTTGGGGCGTAAAGGCGAACGCTACAACATACCTAATCAAAAATATGTAGAACAGGGTATTTTTGAACTCAAAAAAGGCACTCGTTCAGGCAGCGGTGGCGTTATGCATACCACCATAACCACAAAGGTAACAGGCAAAGGGCAAGTTTATTTTGTAAACAAATTTCTCAAACGCTTGCAAACTGCCTAA